A single window of Shewanella sp. Choline-02u-19 DNA harbors:
- a CDS encoding efflux RND transporter periplasmic adaptor subunit, with protein MKKITIIILIALAAGFGYQYYQQGNVVKVKKARPTPNVVVAKATIQPIRDEVEALGTSKANESITVTPKVSEVVTKVNFEDGDLVEKGRLIVQLQDSEQRARVTVAKVKVQDHQRELDRIRSLVTSQTIAELERDRLQTLIDTAKAELAQSQSALSDRRITAPFSGALGLRQVSVGALVTPGNAITTLDDISVIKLDFSVPERFLQSLAIGKVVEATAVAFDGEMFIGKVVSIDSRINPSTRTVIVRALIPNPKHRLLPGMLMKVKLIKQSREALILPESAIIPIQDRHYVYLVNDEGVVEQQQVTLGLRKRGWVEIIDGVELDEQVVIRGILKVRPGDTVKVTFSEKFSFLKQASVEPVA; from the coding sequence ATGAAAAAAATAACAATAATCATACTGATTGCATTAGCAGCAGGCTTTGGGTATCAATATTATCAACAAGGGAACGTGGTTAAGGTTAAAAAAGCCAGGCCTACACCCAATGTGGTGGTCGCTAAAGCGACGATTCAACCGATCCGTGATGAAGTGGAAGCGTTAGGCACCAGCAAAGCAAACGAATCTATTACGGTAACCCCTAAAGTGTCTGAGGTCGTGACTAAGGTCAACTTTGAAGATGGTGATTTGGTTGAGAAAGGTCGCTTAATCGTGCAGTTACAAGATAGCGAGCAAAGAGCACGAGTGACGGTCGCAAAAGTGAAAGTGCAAGACCATCAACGGGAATTAGACCGGATCCGCTCGCTAGTCACAAGCCAAACGATTGCAGAGCTTGAGCGAGATAGATTACAAACACTCATCGATACCGCGAAAGCAGAATTAGCGCAATCGCAATCGGCGTTAAGTGATCGACGGATCACCGCACCATTTTCAGGTGCACTCGGTTTACGTCAGGTCAGTGTCGGTGCATTAGTGACTCCTGGTAACGCTATTACTACACTTGATGATATCTCGGTCATTAAGCTGGACTTTTCCGTACCGGAACGCTTTCTTCAATCGTTAGCGATTGGAAAGGTTGTTGAAGCGACAGCTGTTGCGTTTGATGGCGAGATGTTTATTGGCAAAGTGGTGTCCATTGATAGCCGCATAAATCCCAGTACGCGTACCGTCATTGTCCGAGCACTGATCCCAAACCCTAAGCACCGTTTGCTGCCGGGCATGTTGATGAAAGTAAAACTGATCAAACAAAGCCGAGAAGCCTTAATCTTACCCGAGTCTGCGATTATTCCAATACAAGATAGACACTATGTTTACTTGGTCAATGATGAGGGCGTGGTGGAGCAGCAACAAGTGACGCTTGGCTTACGAAAACGTGGCTGGGTTGAGATCATTGATGGCGTTGAACTCGACGAGCAAGTGGTGATCCGTGGTATTTTAAAAGTTCGTCCAGGTGATACCGTTAAAGTGACCTTTAGTGAGAAATTTAGCTTTCTAAAGCAAGCTAGCGTGGAGCCTGTGGCATGA
- the bamC gene encoding outer membrane protein assembly factor BamC, whose translation MLKQVSPLLLIAAVTACSTPIDRRQANDVDQQYQDLTSAPQLVMPEGLNQPNYSKEYDIPEVGSKVDTTLVGSTLDIRPPLQVLPMSAGTRVEEGDDNIKIMVESIDNDSDLKKEIFDVLEEYFTSQSIEVRAEDYEAGTFETDWIERSEVVESSFWSSDKIYLLRQRYKYNIDVRPHGRSGSVTIDLIEHEESYDGEEQEILLSGEDKRRYTIDILNESISYMSVKRAQAMKAKRLKQSLGIDVNLISEQDEQAYWLADAKFKRTWDRLRIVLPEMGFEIVDMDSNKGLLYINVTDDSGFWSSLWGEKKLTLDEGSYRIELKDDTDDNKTRINLLGADNAPLDSEVVIAIYEGFSELMEEDRKVR comes from the coding sequence ATGCTAAAGCAAGTATCACCATTATTACTGATCGCAGCAGTTACAGCGTGCAGTACGCCGATTGACAGAAGGCAAGCAAATGACGTGGATCAACAATATCAAGATCTCACCTCTGCACCTCAGTTAGTTATGCCTGAAGGCCTAAATCAACCTAACTACAGCAAGGAATATGATATTCCTGAAGTGGGTTCTAAAGTTGATACCACATTAGTGGGTAGTACCTTAGACATTCGTCCGCCGCTACAGGTTTTACCTATGTCAGCAGGTACACGTGTTGAAGAAGGCGATGACAATATTAAGATTATGGTTGAATCGATTGATAATGATTCTGACCTAAAGAAAGAGATCTTTGATGTTCTAGAAGAGTATTTCACCAGTCAGTCGATTGAAGTTCGCGCCGAAGATTATGAAGCGGGCACATTTGAAACCGATTGGATTGAACGCTCAGAGGTAGTCGAATCCAGTTTTTGGAGCAGCGATAAAATTTATCTATTACGTCAACGCTACAAATACAATATTGATGTTCGACCACACGGTCGCAGCGGTAGCGTCACCATCGATTTAATCGAACATGAAGAATCTTATGATGGTGAGGAGCAAGAGATTCTGCTCAGTGGCGAAGATAAGCGTCGTTATACCATCGACATTCTAAATGAATCGATAAGCTATATGAGTGTTAAACGTGCTCAAGCAATGAAAGCTAAGCGTCTTAAGCAGAGCCTAGGTATTGACGTTAATCTGATATCAGAGCAAGACGAGCAAGCGTATTGGCTTGCTGACGCTAAGTTTAAGCGTACGTGGGATCGTTTGCGTATCGTATTGCCAGAAATGGGCTTTGAAATCGTTGATATGGATAGCAACAAAGGATTGTTATATATCAATGTAACTGATGACTCAGGTTTTTGGAGCTCATTATGGGGTGAAAAGAAACTGACACTCGATGAAGGTTCTTACCGTATAGAGCTTAAAGACGACACTGACGATAATAAAACACGGATCAATCTATTAGGTGCTGACAATGCGCCATTAGATAGCGAAGTTGTTATTGCTATTTACGAAGGCTTCTCCGAGCTAATGGAAGAAGACCGAAAAGTGCGTTAA
- a CDS encoding glycine cleavage system protein R has product MSNHLVVTAMGADRPGIVSKFARLASECDCDIVDSRMALFGNEFTLIMMLSGSWSSITRMESTLPSLSVELELMTVMKRTSKHTTQNYISRLEVNFNGHDQRGTMKKITQFLADRSLDLAAVKSHADEDDAGKPSQNILFTINVPEKVDLEKLEISIHELAKEMSLECTLEHMQGIDSLD; this is encoded by the coding sequence ATGTCCAATCACTTGGTCGTTACTGCAATGGGGGCCGACCGTCCAGGCATTGTGAGTAAATTTGCTCGACTCGCAAGTGAGTGTGACTGTGATATTGTCGACAGTCGAATGGCACTTTTTGGTAATGAGTTTACCTTGATTATGATGCTGTCAGGTTCATGGTCTTCTATCACTAGGATGGAATCTACCCTGCCGAGTTTAAGTGTTGAGCTTGAATTGATGACAGTCATGAAGCGAACATCAAAACATACTACGCAGAATTATATTTCCCGTTTAGAAGTCAACTTTAATGGCCATGACCAACGTGGCACCATGAAGAAGATCACCCAGTTTTTAGCTGACCGCTCGTTAGATTTAGCCGCAGTTAAGTCCCATGCTGACGAAGATGATGCGGGTAAACCATCTCAAAATATCTTATTCACCATTAATGTTCCTGAGAAAGTTGATCTCGAAAAACTCGAAATCAGTATTCACGAGCTTGCCAAAGAGATGTCGTTAGAGTGCACCTTGGAACATATGCAAGGCATTGATAGTTTAGATTAA
- a CDS encoding AI-2E family transporter — MLTILSRWYKERFSDPQAVTLVFILVGIALAIYVAGGLLAPLLVALVLAFLLEWPVAQMARIGINRTPAASLVLILFIGLMLLISFGLIPSLWRQGVSLIGDLPNMIDKGLQTAQQYINQYPQFVNPTQLDTMVGELKKMLDTQHLLDIGKQLLGYSASLLVLMVYVILVPLLVFFFLKDKDQLIRGSKRFFPSNRDLARKVWNEMHQQIFNYIRGKVIEIVIIGVVSYAFFAVMDLRYAALLGVLTGLSVLIPYVGATLVTLPIALVAFFQWGISSEFGYLMIGYGIIQALDGNVLVPLLFSDAVDLHPVFIIAAVLVFGGMWGVWGVFFAIPLASLVKAVINAWPVHEPLLTNSDESLPEVK; from the coding sequence ATGTTAACCATTTTGAGCCGTTGGTATAAAGAACGTTTTAGTGATCCACAAGCCGTGACTTTAGTCTTTATTCTTGTTGGCATCGCGCTAGCTATTTATGTTGCTGGTGGCCTACTTGCGCCTTTACTCGTCGCGCTAGTCCTGGCATTTTTGTTGGAATGGCCGGTTGCTCAAATGGCGCGGATTGGGATCAACCGCACACCCGCAGCATCGCTGGTATTAATTTTGTTTATCGGTTTAATGTTGCTGATAAGTTTTGGCTTGATCCCAAGCCTTTGGCGTCAAGGTGTCAGTTTAATTGGTGATCTGCCTAATATGATTGATAAAGGGCTGCAGACAGCGCAGCAATACATTAATCAGTACCCACAATTTGTCAATCCGACGCAGTTAGATACGATGGTTGGAGAGCTGAAAAAAATGCTAGATACCCAACACCTGTTAGATATTGGTAAGCAGTTGTTAGGTTACTCAGCATCGCTCTTAGTACTTATGGTTTATGTTATTTTGGTGCCATTATTGGTGTTTTTCTTTTTGAAAGATAAAGATCAACTGATCCGCGGTAGCAAACGGTTTTTTCCTTCAAACCGAGATTTAGCGCGTAAGGTTTGGAATGAGATGCATCAACAAATTTTTAATTATATTCGCGGTAAAGTGATCGAAATCGTGATCATTGGTGTTGTGAGCTATGCCTTTTTTGCCGTTATGGATCTGAGATATGCAGCGTTGTTGGGCGTGCTCACTGGCTTGTCAGTGCTTATCCCTTATGTTGGGGCAACACTGGTGACTTTACCTATCGCATTGGTGGCTTTTTTCCAGTGGGGTATAAGCTCTGAATTTGGTTATCTCATGATTGGTTATGGAATAATCCAAGCCTTAGACGGTAATGTACTAGTGCCGCTATTATTTTCTGACGCGGTGGATTTACATCCTGTATTTATCATTGCAGCGGTACTGGTATTTGGCGGGATGTGGGGAGTGTGGGGCGTCTTTTTTGCAATCCCGCTGGCATCACTGGTCAAAGCAGTGATTAACGCGTGGCCAGTGCATGAACCACTACTGACCAATAGCGATGAATCATTGCCTGAAGTAAAATAA
- the bcp gene encoding thioredoxin-dependent thiol peroxidase, with protein sequence MNTLAAGDKAPLFTLQNQNNETVSLSDALKSGPVLVYFYPKASTPGCTVQACGLRDSQPQLNDLSVTVLGLSPDPVAKLAKFSDKQALNFSLLSDEDHAIADAFGVWGEKKFMGKIYDGIHRLSFLVGQDGNIAHVFNKFKTKDHHEVVLAHLAQ encoded by the coding sequence ATGAATACGTTAGCTGCTGGCGATAAAGCGCCGCTGTTTACCTTACAGAATCAAAATAACGAAACAGTTAGCTTGAGCGATGCGTTAAAGTCAGGACCCGTGCTGGTCTACTTTTACCCAAAAGCTTCAACCCCAGGTTGTACCGTGCAAGCTTGTGGCCTACGTGATAGCCAACCTCAGCTTAATGACTTATCGGTCACTGTATTAGGCCTTAGCCCAGATCCAGTTGCAAAGCTTGCTAAGTTTTCAGATAAACAAGCACTCAACTTTTCATTACTTAGTGATGAAGACCACGCCATCGCTGATGCTTTTGGCGTTTGGGGTGAGAAAAAGTTTATGGGTAAGATCTACGATGGCATTCATCGTTTAAGCTTTCTCGTGGGACAAGATGGCAATATTGCTCATGTGTTCAATAAGTTTAAAACTAAAGATCACCATGAAGTTGTGCTAGCGCATTTGGCTCAGTAA
- the dapA gene encoding 4-hydroxy-tetrahydrodipicolinate synthase has translation MINGSIVALITPMNSDGTVDNKSLEHLVEYHIAQGTDAIVAVGTTGESATLPANEHIQVVAQTVKFAAGRIPIIGGNGANATSEAIELTKGLSSVGVAAMLGVTPYYNKPSPKGLIAHYKAVAQSTDVPQILYNVPGRTAVDMLPETVAELSSVSNIIGVKEATGDLARVSQLRKLCGDDFLLYSGDDATAREFISLGGNGVISVANNIVPKAFKAMCDAALAGNTAEAIKVEESIQCLFGALFCEANPIPVKWAAHRMGLISQGKIRLPLTELSTEFHGLLLEAMKNARIEV, from the coding sequence ATGATAAACGGAAGCATCGTCGCCTTAATCACACCAATGAATAGTGATGGCACAGTAGATAATAAGAGTCTTGAACATTTAGTTGAGTACCATATCGCCCAAGGTACAGATGCAATTGTTGCTGTTGGCACAACAGGTGAGTCGGCAACTTTGCCAGCAAACGAGCATATTCAAGTTGTTGCACAAACTGTAAAGTTTGCAGCAGGGCGCATTCCAATTATTGGTGGAAATGGCGCAAATGCAACATCAGAAGCAATAGAACTGACAAAAGGACTATCAAGTGTTGGCGTTGCCGCCATGCTTGGCGTGACCCCTTATTATAATAAGCCGTCGCCTAAAGGACTTATTGCACATTATAAAGCGGTTGCACAAAGCACTGATGTTCCTCAAATCCTATACAACGTACCCGGTCGTACGGCCGTTGATATGTTACCAGAGACAGTTGCAGAGCTCTCGAGTGTTAGCAACATCATTGGCGTTAAAGAGGCTACGGGCGATTTAGCTCGAGTGAGTCAGTTGCGTAAATTATGTGGTGATGACTTTTTACTCTATAGCGGTGACGATGCAACGGCTCGAGAATTTATTTCTTTAGGTGGCAATGGTGTGATATCGGTGGCAAACAATATTGTTCCTAAAGCGTTTAAGGCCATGTGTGATGCTGCATTAGCAGGTAACACTGCCGAGGCTATAAAAGTTGAAGAATCTATTCAATGTTTGTTCGGTGCACTGTTTTGTGAAGCTAATCCTATCCCGGTAAAATGGGCAGCTCATAGAATGGGACTTATCAGCCAAGGTAAAATTCGTTTACCTTTAACTGAACTTTCTACCGAGTTTCATGGTCTGTTGCTAGAAGCAATGAAAAATGCCCGAATTGAGGTTTAA
- a CDS encoding sulfurtransferase TusA family protein, producing MIIIDLTAFRCPLPLVKVKLALKQLNPGQKLRVLLSDPGSKQDVPRFLKKVGYHHQTFKHDECILALEITK from the coding sequence ATGATTATTATTGATTTAACTGCTTTTCGCTGTCCGTTGCCATTAGTCAAAGTTAAACTGGCTTTAAAGCAGCTTAACCCGGGACAAAAATTAAGGGTATTGTTATCAGACCCTGGGTCTAAGCAAGATGTTCCCCGCTTTTTAAAAAAAGTCGGTTATCATCACCAAACTTTCAAACACGATGAGTGTATTTTGGCACTTGAGATCACTAAGTAA
- a CDS encoding LysE/ArgO family amino acid transporter produces the protein MQTAFIQGMGIGGSLIMAVGAQNAFVLKQGLKKAHSLPIAALCSLIDAIMITAGVAGLGHLILAFPLIKDIASFGGAIFLLFYGYSALKSSFSENNMVDEEHQATDSLKKAVLTTLAISLLNPHLYLDTVVLLGSISVQFEGSAKQWFGAGAVLASFLWFFSLSIGARYLSPVFKKPKAWCYLDRFICLTMWTIAFVLVYPYLTLILS, from the coding sequence ATGCAAACAGCTTTCATTCAAGGAATGGGAATCGGTGGCAGCCTCATTATGGCTGTCGGCGCACAAAATGCTTTCGTGTTAAAGCAAGGACTAAAGAAGGCTCATTCACTGCCTATTGCAGCCTTGTGTTCACTGATTGATGCGATAATGATTACGGCGGGCGTGGCAGGTTTAGGTCATCTCATTTTGGCTTTTCCGCTAATAAAAGATATTGCCAGTTTTGGCGGGGCCATTTTTTTGCTGTTCTATGGCTATAGCGCTCTGAAATCCTCTTTTAGTGAAAACAACATGGTGGATGAAGAACACCAAGCAACAGATAGTTTGAAAAAAGCGGTATTAACCACCCTTGCGATAAGTTTGCTTAATCCGCATCTGTATCTTGATACTGTTGTGTTACTGGGAAGCATAAGCGTGCAGTTTGAAGGTAGTGCAAAGCAGTGGTTTGGCGCTGGCGCAGTACTGGCCTCATTTTTGTGGTTTTTTAGCTTGAGTATTGGCGCAAGATACTTAAGCCCAGTATTCAAAAAACCGAAAGCCTGGTGTTACCTAGATAGATTTATCTGCTTAACTATGTGGACCATAGCATTTGTACTTGTTTACCCGTATTTAACACTCATTCTAAGTTAA
- a CDS encoding efflux RND transporter permease subunit, with amino-acid sequence MILTDISVKRPVFASVISILLIIFGLVAFEKLPLREYPNIDPPVVSIQTNYRGASAAVVESRITQLVEDRISGVEGIKHISSSSSDGRSNVTLEFDVGRDIEAAANDVRDRVSGLLNNLPVEADPPEVQKANGGDEVIMWLNLVSDQMNTLQLTDYARRYLVDRFSVIDGVANMRLGGGKVYAMRVWIDRQALAARNLTVADIESALRSENVELPAGSIESKERHFTVRLERSYRTSDDFANLVLAEGDDGYLIKLGDVAKVEIGSEEERITFRGNREAMIGLGVSKQSTANTLDVARAANALVDQINPTLPAGMEIKRSYDSSVFIEASVKEVYQTLFIAMFLVIAVIYLFLGSVRAMLIPALTVPVSLMATFIVLYALGYTINLLTLLAMILAIGMVVDDAIVVLENIHRRIEEGDSPLKAAYLGAREVAFAVVATTLVLVAVFMPITFLEGDLGKLFKEFAVTMSAAVIFSSIVALTLSPMMCSKLLKPAGQSSWLVRKIDNGMNKLSAGYRAWLRKAMLHPFIVSSFILVALVSSAYLATEVPQEFAPREDRGSMFLIVNGPQGASFEYIESYMDEIENRLMPLVDSGEIKRLLIRAPRSFGRSSNFSNGMAIIVLEDWAVRRSAFEIIGDIRGRLSDLAGVRAFPVMRQAFGRGVGKPVQFVLGGPSYEELARWRDIILEKVKENPNLVGVDHDYKETKPQLRVVIDKDRAADLGVSISHIGRTLESMLGSRLVTTFMRDGEEYDVIIEGNRDNQNTAADLENIYVRSERSQELIPLSNLVSVEEFADASQLNRYNRMRAITIEANLADGYSLGEALDYLNDLTLEYLPAEAIVSYKGQSLDYQDSGNSMYFVFILALGIVFLVLAAQFESFVHPVVIMLTVPLATLGALIGLWATDQSLNIYSQIGIIMLVGLAAKNGILIVEFANQLRDKGVEFQNAIIQASSQRLRPILMTGITTAAGAIPLVMAEGAGAETRFVIGVVVLSGISLATFFTLFVIPVAYSLLAKNSGSPEMVAQQLEKELAD; translated from the coding sequence ATGATCTTAACGGACATTTCGGTTAAGCGGCCTGTCTTCGCTTCGGTTATCAGTATCTTGTTAATCATTTTTGGTTTAGTGGCATTTGAAAAACTGCCATTGCGCGAATATCCTAATATCGATCCCCCAGTCGTTTCAATTCAGACTAACTACCGCGGCGCCAGTGCCGCAGTGGTTGAAAGCCGAATTACTCAGCTCGTTGAAGATAGAATTAGTGGTGTCGAAGGCATTAAACACATTAGTTCATCAAGCAGTGATGGTCGCTCGAACGTCACTTTAGAGTTTGACGTTGGTCGAGACATTGAAGCCGCTGCCAACGATGTCAGAGACCGAGTGTCAGGTCTTTTGAATAACCTTCCTGTAGAAGCTGATCCACCAGAAGTCCAAAAAGCCAATGGCGGAGATGAAGTCATTATGTGGCTCAACTTGGTCTCGGATCAAATGAACACATTGCAGCTGACCGACTATGCCAGGCGATATCTTGTCGACCGTTTCTCTGTGATCGATGGTGTGGCCAATATGCGTTTAGGCGGTGGTAAAGTCTATGCGATGCGTGTCTGGATCGATAGACAAGCATTGGCCGCAAGAAACTTAACCGTTGCTGATATTGAATCGGCACTGCGATCTGAAAACGTTGAGCTACCAGCAGGTAGCATAGAATCTAAAGAGCGTCACTTTACCGTTAGACTAGAAAGAAGTTATCGTACCTCTGATGACTTTGCCAATTTGGTACTCGCCGAAGGTGATGACGGCTACTTGATTAAACTAGGCGATGTAGCAAAAGTAGAAATAGGCTCTGAAGAGGAGCGCATTACGTTTAGAGGTAACCGAGAGGCGATGATTGGTCTTGGTGTGTCTAAGCAATCGACGGCCAATACCTTGGATGTTGCTCGTGCAGCGAATGCTTTAGTGGATCAAATTAACCCCACTTTACCAGCAGGCATGGAAATAAAACGCTCTTACGATAGCTCCGTCTTTATTGAAGCCTCGGTTAAAGAGGTTTATCAAACGCTGTTTATAGCCATGTTCTTGGTCATAGCGGTGATCTATCTGTTCTTGGGCAGTGTGCGTGCCATGTTAATACCTGCACTCACTGTCCCCGTATCATTAATGGCGACCTTTATCGTGCTTTATGCGCTGGGTTACACCATTAACCTATTGACGTTGCTGGCGATGATCCTCGCCATTGGTATGGTGGTTGATGACGCCATCGTTGTGCTGGAAAATATCCATAGACGCATTGAAGAGGGCGATAGTCCGCTAAAAGCCGCGTACCTTGGCGCTCGGGAAGTGGCCTTTGCTGTAGTGGCGACAACCTTAGTATTGGTTGCGGTATTTATGCCAATCACCTTTCTCGAAGGTGATTTGGGTAAGCTGTTTAAAGAGTTTGCCGTCACAATGAGCGCAGCAGTGATCTTCTCTAGTATTGTGGCGTTAACATTAAGCCCGATGATGTGTTCTAAACTGCTTAAGCCTGCTGGTCAATCTTCTTGGCTTGTAAGGAAAATAGATAATGGAATGAATAAGCTATCAGCGGGCTATCGAGCTTGGCTTAGAAAGGCAATGTTACATCCGTTTATTGTGTCATCATTCATCCTTGTTGCATTGGTCAGCAGTGCATACCTTGCAACAGAAGTACCGCAAGAGTTTGCACCCAGAGAGGATAGGGGATCTATGTTCCTTATCGTCAACGGTCCACAAGGGGCAAGCTTTGAGTATATCGAATCTTATATGGATGAAATTGAAAACAGATTAATGCCGTTAGTTGATTCAGGTGAGATCAAACGCTTATTGATCCGTGCGCCTCGTAGTTTTGGTCGGAGTTCTAACTTTTCCAACGGTATGGCGATTATCGTATTAGAAGACTGGGCCGTAAGACGCAGTGCTTTTGAAATTATCGGCGATATTCGTGGACGTTTATCTGATTTAGCCGGCGTACGAGCGTTCCCTGTTATGCGTCAAGCTTTTGGGCGTGGTGTGGGTAAACCGGTACAGTTTGTACTGGGTGGCCCCAGCTATGAGGAACTTGCTCGCTGGCGCGATATAATTCTCGAAAAGGTGAAAGAAAATCCTAATCTTGTTGGCGTCGATCATGATTATAAAGAGACTAAGCCTCAGCTTCGAGTGGTTATCGATAAAGATAGAGCCGCAGATCTTGGTGTTTCTATTTCACATATCGGTCGTACGCTGGAATCGATGTTAGGTTCAAGGCTGGTGACCACCTTTATGCGCGATGGCGAAGAGTATGATGTCATTATTGAAGGTAATCGTGATAATCAAAATACGGCAGCAGATCTTGAGAATATTTACGTGCGTTCAGAACGTTCACAAGAGCTTATTCCGTTATCAAACTTGGTCAGTGTTGAAGAGTTTGCAGATGCAAGCCAGCTGAATCGTTATAACCGCATGCGAGCAATTACCATTGAGGCAAACCTTGCAGATGGTTATAGTCTTGGTGAAGCACTTGATTATCTCAATGATTTGACTCTCGAGTACCTGCCAGCTGAAGCGATCGTCAGTTATAAAGGTCAGTCATTAGATTACCAAGATTCAGGTAATTCTATGTACTTCGTCTTTATCTTAGCGCTCGGTATTGTGTTCCTAGTATTGGCGGCACAATTTGAAAGTTTTGTTCACCCAGTGGTGATCATGCTAACAGTGCCATTGGCGACACTCGGTGCCTTAATAGGTTTGTGGGCGACGGACCAAAGCCTCAATATATACAGCCAGATAGGTATTATCATGTTGGTAGGCTTAGCGGCTAAAAATGGGATTTTAATTGTCGAGTTTGCCAATCAACTGCGTGATAAAGGCGTCGAGTTCCAAAACGCTATTATTCAAGCATCTAGTCAACGCTTACGCCCTATCTTAATGACTGGGATCACCACCGCTGCGGGGGCGATTCCATTGGTCATGGCCGAAGGCGCTGGCGCAGAGACACGCTTTGTCATTGGTGTTGTCGTTTTATCGGGAATAAGTTTAGCGACTTTCTTTACGCTATTTGTTATTCCCGTGGCATATTCGCTGTTGGCGAAAAATTCGGGTTCGCCAGAGATGGTTGCCCAACAACTTGAAAAAGAGCTTGCGGATTAG
- a CDS encoding LysR family transcriptional regulator ArgP: MFDYAHLKALSVVVSRGGFDKAAKLLFISQSAVSQRIKQLEDKVGQALVVRASPVYATDMGKRLLRHYAQVQLLESELRSEMNVDDPSLPTIVRIAVNADSLATWFLPALTEVFKRHSWLLELVVDDEAYTHHLLKSGDAVGCVTTSQSPMAGCSSEFLGHMEYICVATPEFIHLYFNDLIDQPQSILLAPAVVFSTKDKLHDKFLSFYFDISECSSREHKIPSSESFLEAIKMGLGYGLVAHLQAKPLLDSGQLVEVFPAKRMQVPLYWQHWNIKAKQTTIVYRSLAATARHLLINPSE; encoded by the coding sequence ATGTTTGATTACGCCCACCTAAAAGCCCTGTCGGTTGTAGTATCACGAGGTGGCTTTGATAAGGCAGCAAAGTTGCTGTTTATTAGCCAATCGGCTGTATCGCAACGGATTAAACAACTAGAAGATAAAGTCGGTCAAGCGCTAGTGGTTCGAGCTTCTCCGGTTTATGCCACCGATATGGGTAAACGATTGCTCAGGCATTACGCTCAAGTTCAATTGCTAGAAAGTGAGCTTCGCAGCGAGATGAATGTTGACGACCCGTCCTTACCGACCATCGTCCGTATCGCGGTTAATGCTGATAGCTTAGCGACATGGTTTTTGCCCGCACTCACCGAAGTTTTTAAACGGCATAGTTGGCTATTGGAATTAGTGGTCGATGATGAGGCTTACACACATCATCTATTGAAAAGTGGTGACGCTGTAGGATGTGTGACCACCAGCCAATCACCAATGGCGGGTTGTAGCAGTGAGTTTCTTGGCCACATGGAATATATTTGTGTCGCGACACCCGAGTTTATACACCTTTACTTTAATGACTTAATAGACCAACCCCAATCAATACTATTGGCACCTGCCGTCGTATTTTCCACTAAAGATAAACTGCACGATAAATTTCTTAGCTTCTATTTTGATATTAGCGAATGCAGTAGTCGAGAGCATAAAATCCCCTCTTCGGAAAGTTTCTTAGAGGCAATAAAAATGGGGCTAGGTTATGGATTAGTGGCTCATTTACAGGCAAAACCCTTGCTCGACAGTGGCCAACTTGTAGAAGTATTTCCGGCTAAACGGATGCAAGTGCCGCTCTATTGGCAACATTGGAACATTAAAGCGAAGCAAACAACGATTGTTTATCGTTCATTAGCCGCGACCGCTCGTCATCTGCTGATCAATCCTAGTGAATAA